One region of Chitinophaga varians genomic DNA includes:
- a CDS encoding alpha/beta hydrolase family protein, producing the protein MHKGYWLLWMCMTWCVVATAQQTKDISGKWYGITKSYYGDKQRLTVVLKKEGEGYNGELQNPDHDDEAITLDHIIYRGDTLLLRIDTIQFAYTGVWNAAEKQFEGIFSWGSIKGTFNISRKEIKRSDVYKRPQEPQKPYPYFTDEVKFDNTHDHVSLAGTFTRPAAWGRYPVVVLLNGSGPQDRNDENAGHKTFLVLADFLARNGIASLRFDDRGVGGSGGVYANANIYDFANDAKAALEYLKTRKDVDPYTIGLLGHSEGAIVAQIAAANNKSVAFVVSLAGLGVTGREMVDQKVVLDGRMSGASDEEIKDRLQRLKPYWDALASDTNYTVAATRAKTVLHDIYRNSPDEIKKQMSEEEFTSDMHFDRELSSILLYKPLDYLKQIKCPFMAVNGTRDLQVEATTNLNAIERALRENGNMLVTIRKFDGLNHLFQRCKTCTVAEYGDLEQTIDPLVPEFIAHWILQLPPRPR; encoded by the coding sequence ATGCATAAAGGATATTGGTTGCTGTGGATGTGTATGACATGGTGCGTTGTTGCCACGGCGCAACAAACAAAAGATATCAGTGGTAAATGGTACGGTATAACCAAATCCTACTACGGCGATAAACAACGCCTCACCGTGGTGCTCAAAAAAGAGGGGGAAGGCTACAACGGGGAACTGCAAAATCCCGATCATGACGATGAAGCCATCACCCTCGATCATATTATCTACCGCGGAGACACGCTGCTGCTCCGCATAGATACTATCCAGTTCGCCTATACAGGCGTATGGAACGCTGCGGAGAAACAGTTTGAAGGCATCTTCTCCTGGGGCAGCATCAAAGGCACCTTTAATATCTCCCGGAAAGAGATCAAAAGAAGCGATGTCTACAAACGGCCACAGGAGCCTCAAAAGCCGTATCCCTATTTTACGGACGAGGTGAAGTTCGACAATACCCACGACCACGTGTCTCTGGCGGGCACATTCACCCGGCCGGCAGCATGGGGACGTTATCCGGTGGTAGTCCTGCTGAACGGCTCCGGCCCGCAGGACCGCAACGATGAAAACGCCGGCCATAAAACCTTCCTGGTGCTGGCCGATTTCCTCGCCCGCAACGGTATTGCCAGCCTCCGCTTTGATGACCGCGGCGTAGGCGGGTCCGGCGGCGTATATGCCAACGCCAATATATACGACTTCGCCAACGATGCCAAAGCAGCGCTCGAATACCTGAAAACAAGAAAAGACGTAGATCCGTACACGATAGGCCTGCTCGGCCACAGCGAGGGCGCGATTGTTGCACAAATCGCTGCGGCAAACAATAAGTCGGTGGCTTTTGTAGTTTCTTTGGCAGGACTGGGCGTTACCGGCCGCGAAATGGTGGACCAGAAAGTGGTCCTCGACGGACGGATGTCCGGCGCTTCCGACGAGGAAATAAAAGACCGCCTGCAACGGCTCAAGCCCTACTGGGACGCGCTGGCCAGCGATACCAACTATACGGTGGCCGCCACCAGGGCTAAAACCGTGCTGCACGATATCTACCGTAACTCACCGGACGAAATCAAAAAACAAATGTCCGAAGAAGAGTTTACCAGCGATATGCACTTCGACCGGGAACTGTCATCAATTTTGTTATATAAACCGCTCGATTACCTGAAACAGATCAAGTGCCCGTTCATGGCTGTCAACGGCACCCGCGACCTGCAGGTAGAGGCGACCACGAACCTGAACGCCATAGAACGCGCCCTGCGCGAGAATGGGAATATGCTTGTCACCATACGGAAGTTCGACGGATTAAACCACCTGTTCCAACGTTGTAAAACCTGCACTGTAGCGGAATACGGCGATCTGGAGCAGACCATTGATCCACTGGTGCCGGAATTCATTGCACACTGGATACTCCAGTTGCCGCCAAGGCCCAGGTAA
- a CDS encoding FtsK/SpoIIIE family DNA translocase, whose translation MSKNKLKNEKPESKKPKAPAPNPEVLKKDKEAEVKVKELVKDERTHKVMGVFFLLLSVYCFIAFTSYLFTWEDDQDKVFRYTTRELLIGDVKVDNLLGRLGAYVSHNFFYNGVGIAAYLFCYFFFIIGVNFIVGRRVFRVWRNVKYMIFGLLFISMAMAFVTNGADFPWGGALGNALDKWTSGFIGKTGTALLLLVAGFSWLIWKFNFDFKWPEKKVKPPKPAPAAPVVPASPAVASTAVPTPVAATPAPEAAKGNALKGDGGVVVIPPHEEGPEEEIPMTLIEKDDEVTVIPAAHAAYVPPVASPAPPPVAAPAPEEEEEELPEEEEEDPGPLLYVEDVEEELPAPPPPPKKKNQPEEVAFEIKETFKDEEDEVEELATVRPVVPVDPYDPSLDLRDYRYPGLDLLENHNADKVVVQDTGELEKNKNQIIDTLKNYDISIQKISATVGPTVTLYEIVPAAGVRISRIKNLEDDIALSLSALGIRIIAPIPGKGTIGIEVPNVKKSIVSLKALLASEKFQNSTMDLPIAIGKKIDNENFIADLAKMPHLLMAGATGQGKSVGINTLLVSLLYKKHPSQLKFVLVDPKKVELSLYKLIEKHFLAKLPGEEDAIITDTKKVIHTLNALCIEMDLRYDLLKEAGTRNIREYNAKFTQRRLNPQKGHRYLPFIVLVVDEFADLIMTAGKEVEMPIARLAQLARAVGIHLIIATQRPSVNIITGTIKANFPARVAFKVSSKIDSRTILDIGGAEQLIGQGDMLVSFNGELVRLQCAFVDTPEVESVAEFIGNQKGYPDAFLLPEYVDDKDTDGKELSLADRDPLFEEAAQVIVQTQQGSTSLLQRRMKLGYNRAGRLMDQLESAGIVGPNMGSKARDVLVKTDSELQEILNDLL comes from the coding sequence ATGTCCAAGAATAAACTGAAAAACGAAAAACCGGAGAGCAAAAAACCGAAAGCCCCCGCACCCAACCCTGAAGTGCTGAAGAAAGACAAGGAGGCCGAGGTAAAAGTAAAGGAACTGGTAAAGGATGAACGTACCCACAAAGTAATGGGTGTGTTCTTCCTGCTGCTGTCTGTCTATTGCTTTATTGCTTTCACCTCCTACCTGTTTACCTGGGAAGATGACCAGGACAAAGTATTCCGTTACACTACCCGTGAACTGCTCATCGGTGATGTAAAAGTGGACAACCTGCTCGGTCGCCTCGGGGCCTACGTGTCACACAATTTTTTCTATAACGGAGTGGGCATCGCGGCATACCTGTTCTGCTATTTCTTTTTTATCATCGGCGTCAATTTCATTGTAGGCAGGCGCGTATTCCGCGTTTGGCGCAATGTGAAGTATATGATCTTCGGCCTGCTGTTTATCAGTATGGCCATGGCTTTTGTCACCAACGGGGCTGATTTCCCGTGGGGTGGCGCACTGGGCAATGCCCTTGACAAATGGACTTCCGGGTTCATCGGTAAAACCGGCACCGCCCTGCTGCTCCTCGTGGCTGGCTTCTCCTGGCTGATCTGGAAATTCAATTTCGATTTTAAATGGCCGGAGAAAAAAGTAAAACCGCCCAAACCCGCACCGGCAGCACCGGTGGTGCCAGCCTCTCCTGCAGTGGCCTCCACGGCCGTTCCCACGCCGGTGGCAGCTACGCCTGCGCCGGAAGCGGCCAAAGGCAACGCCCTCAAGGGCGACGGCGGCGTGGTGGTCATCCCGCCGCATGAGGAAGGTCCGGAGGAGGAAATTCCCATGACCCTGATCGAAAAAGATGACGAAGTGACCGTGATCCCCGCTGCCCACGCGGCTTATGTGCCACCGGTAGCCTCACCGGCGCCACCGCCCGTAGCTGCACCCGCACCGGAAGAGGAAGAAGAGGAGCTGCCTGAGGAAGAGGAAGAAGATCCCGGTCCGCTCCTGTATGTGGAAGACGTGGAAGAAGAGCTGCCGGCGCCACCGCCACCACCTAAGAAGAAAAATCAGCCGGAGGAAGTGGCCTTCGAAATCAAGGAGACTTTCAAGGATGAAGAAGATGAGGTGGAAGAACTGGCGACCGTACGCCCGGTAGTGCCCGTAGATCCCTATGATCCGTCACTGGACCTGCGCGATTACCGCTACCCGGGCCTCGACCTGCTGGAAAACCACAACGCTGATAAAGTAGTGGTACAGGATACAGGCGAGCTGGAGAAAAATAAAAACCAGATCATCGATACGCTCAAAAACTACGATATCTCCATCCAGAAAATCAGCGCTACGGTAGGGCCTACAGTGACGCTCTATGAAATAGTGCCCGCCGCCGGTGTGCGTATCTCCCGTATCAAAAACCTGGAAGATGATATCGCCCTGAGCCTGTCGGCCCTGGGTATCCGTATTATTGCACCTATCCCGGGCAAAGGCACCATCGGTATCGAGGTGCCCAATGTCAAAAAGAGCATTGTATCGCTTAAAGCGCTGCTGGCGTCGGAGAAGTTCCAGAACAGCACCATGGACCTGCCCATCGCTATCGGTAAGAAGATCGACAACGAAAACTTCATCGCCGACCTAGCCAAAATGCCCCACCTGCTGATGGCGGGTGCCACCGGCCAGGGTAAGTCCGTGGGCATCAACACCCTGCTGGTGTCACTGCTGTACAAAAAACACCCTTCCCAGCTGAAGTTCGTGCTGGTAGACCCCAAGAAGGTAGAGCTGTCGCTGTATAAGCTGATAGAAAAGCACTTCCTGGCCAAACTGCCGGGTGAAGAAGATGCTATCATCACCGATACCAAAAAGGTGATCCACACGCTCAATGCGCTCTGTATAGAGATGGACCTGCGGTACGACCTGCTGAAGGAAGCCGGTACCCGCAATATCCGGGAATATAACGCCAAGTTCACCCAACGGCGCCTCAATCCGCAGAAAGGACATCGTTACCTGCCGTTTATCGTGCTGGTGGTGGATGAGTTCGCCGATCTGATCATGACGGCAGGCAAGGAAGTGGAAATGCCGATTGCCCGCCTGGCCCAGTTGGCCCGTGCGGTGGGCATTCACCTGATCATTGCCACACAACGTCCGTCTGTAAACATTATCACCGGTACCATTAAGGCCAACTTCCCTGCCCGTGTGGCCTTTAAGGTGTCTTCCAAGATAGACTCCCGCACCATCCTGGACATCGGAGGCGCTGAACAGCTGATCGGACAGGGGGACATGCTGGTATCGTTCAACGGGGAACTGGTACGTTTGCAGTGCGCCTTTGTGGATACGCCGGAAGTGGAGAGCGTGGCGGAATTCATCGGCAACCAGAAAGGTTACCCCGATGCCTTCCTGCTGCCTGAATATGTGGATGATAAAGACACCGACGGCAAAGAGCTGAGCCTTGCCGACAGGGACCCGCTGTTTGAAGAAGCTGCCCAGGTGATCGTACAGACCCAGCAGGGATCTACTTCCTTGCTGCAACGACGGATGAAACTGGGTTACAACCGCGCAGGCCGCCTGATGGACCAGCTGGAGTCTGCTGGTATTGTGGGCCCCAATATGGGCTCCAAAGCCCGCGATGTGCTGGTGAAAACAGATTCGGAATTACAGGAAATTCTTAATGATTTGTTATAA
- a CDS encoding LolA family protein, with protein MKKFVLTGLLLGGIVFSGMAQSKGVSDPKAKTVLDGVSSKFKSLKTVMANFILKVEGANNSVNDSKKGTVYLKGAKYKVTLPGQEIISDNKTSWTYAKDVNEVTINNVDQSSGAMTPAKLFTNFYDKDYLYRLDGETNEKGKVLQNIEMTPTDKSKNIFKVIVSVDKKNQSIAKMKVFEKNGNHYTYEITSFTPNANVADAIFTFDAKKYPGVEVVDLR; from the coding sequence ATGAAGAAATTTGTATTGACAGGATTGTTATTAGGTGGTATCGTTTTCAGTGGTATGGCCCAGTCCAAGGGTGTCAGCGATCCTAAGGCGAAAACGGTCCTGGACGGTGTCAGCAGCAAATTTAAATCCCTCAAAACCGTAATGGCCAACTTCATATTAAAAGTGGAAGGCGCCAACAACAGCGTAAACGACTCCAAAAAAGGGACCGTATACCTGAAAGGGGCTAAATATAAAGTAACCCTGCCCGGACAGGAAATCATCAGCGATAACAAAACTTCCTGGACATACGCTAAAGATGTGAATGAGGTTACCATCAATAATGTGGACCAGAGCAGCGGCGCCATGACGCCAGCCAAGCTGTTCACCAACTTCTACGACAAGGACTATCTGTACCGTCTGGACGGCGAAACCAACGAAAAAGGCAAGGTGCTGCAAAACATCGAAATGACGCCGACAGACAAGTCTAAAAACATCTTCAAAGTGATTGTTTCCGTTGATAAAAAGAACCAGAGCATTGCCAAAATGAAAGTGTTCGAGAAAAACGGCAACCACTACACTTACGAAATCACCAGCTTTACGCCTAACGCCAATGTAGCAGATGCTATCTTTACATTTGACGCGAAAAAATATCCCGGCGTAGAAGTAGTGGACCTCCGGTAA
- the lpdA gene encoding dihydrolipoyl dehydrogenase, which yields MAYDVIVIGSGPGGYVAAIRASQLGFKTAVVERESLGGICLNWGCIPTKALLKTAQVYEYTQHSKDYGITIGDAKVDFDAVIKRSRGVADKMSRGVQFLMKKNKIDVIMGTGKLKGKGQVEVTDKDGKATVYDAKHIILATGARARELPNLQIDGKNVIGYRQAMVLPQQPKSMIVVGSGAIGVEFAYFYATLGTKVTIVEFMPRIVPVEDEDISKELEKIYKKKGIEIMTNASVEAVEAAGNGVKAKVKTQTGEITLEADVVLSAVGIAANIENLGLEALGIKTDKGRVTVDKYYQTNVPGVYAIGDMVPGQALAHVASKEGIVCVEAIAYNEKKYAHKPETIDYMNIPGCTYCAPEIASVGYTEKAAKEAGYEVKVGKFPFSASGKASAAGATEGFVKVIFDAKYGEWLGTHMIGANVTEIIAETVVARKLETTYQEVLDSIHPHPTMSESVKDAIEVAYGEAIHL from the coding sequence ATGGCATACGACGTAATCGTAATTGGTAGCGGCCCTGGTGGATATGTGGCTGCTATCCGTGCTTCGCAGCTGGGATTTAAAACCGCGGTAGTGGAAAGGGAGAGCCTGGGTGGTATCTGTTTAAACTGGGGCTGTATTCCAACCAAAGCGTTATTAAAAACGGCACAGGTATATGAATATACACAGCATTCCAAAGACTACGGTATCACTATCGGAGATGCGAAGGTAGATTTTGATGCTGTTATCAAGCGCAGTCGTGGCGTTGCTGATAAAATGAGCAGGGGCGTACAGTTCCTGATGAAGAAAAATAAGATCGACGTGATCATGGGTACCGGCAAGCTGAAAGGCAAAGGCCAGGTGGAAGTGACTGATAAAGATGGTAAAGCGACCGTATACGACGCCAAACACATCATTCTGGCGACCGGCGCCCGCGCCCGCGAACTGCCGAACCTGCAGATCGATGGTAAAAACGTGATCGGTTACCGCCAGGCAATGGTGCTGCCGCAACAGCCTAAATCCATGATCGTGGTTGGTTCCGGCGCTATCGGCGTGGAGTTCGCTTACTTCTATGCTACCCTGGGCACTAAAGTGACCATCGTTGAATTCATGCCGCGTATCGTACCGGTAGAAGATGAAGATATCTCCAAAGAACTGGAAAAAATATACAAAAAGAAAGGTATCGAAATTATGACCAACGCCTCTGTGGAAGCGGTGGAAGCAGCTGGTAACGGTGTGAAGGCGAAAGTGAAAACACAAACCGGCGAAATCACCCTCGAAGCAGACGTGGTACTGAGCGCTGTTGGTATCGCTGCCAATATCGAAAACCTGGGCCTCGAAGCACTGGGCATTAAAACCGATAAAGGCCGCGTAACTGTAGACAAATACTACCAGACCAATGTTCCCGGCGTGTACGCTATCGGTGACATGGTGCCTGGCCAGGCACTGGCTCACGTTGCCTCTAAAGAAGGTATCGTTTGCGTGGAAGCTATCGCTTACAACGAGAAAAAATACGCACACAAACCTGAAACCATCGACTACATGAACATTCCGGGATGTACTTACTGCGCACCGGAAATCGCTTCTGTAGGCTACACCGAAAAAGCTGCGAAAGAAGCAGGCTATGAAGTGAAAGTGGGTAAATTCCCATTCTCTGCTTCCGGTAAAGCTTCCGCTGCCGGTGCTACTGAAGGTTTCGTAAAAGTAATCTTCGACGCTAAATACGGCGAATGGCTGGGTACTCACATGATCGGTGCTAACGTGACCGAAATCATCGCTGAGACTGTAGTTGCCCGCAAACTGGAAACTACTTACCAGGAAGTGCTGGATTCTATCCACCCACACCCAACTATGAGCGAGTCTGTAAAAGACGCAATCGAAGTAGCTTACGGCGAAGCAATTCACCTGTAA
- a CDS encoding S8 family serine peptidase: MKKKTVNVLSALILLLSLHPSAMAQQRTREVVMIKRYAADTLTASPTKAPLFVKFITIPDDRTLARCGVIRALTGRHYILQLLPADSTLRKKVQYSYIASPNYKATDALLAQLESLQPIDSIEVQVSYSGEHFSAARTQTLYMIDRYHAAVVKLQQRDWPSLIALSDVTGANQVRHASPEVIINTINPYVNRINVAQQQFPMIRGKSITVSVKEDLFDTTDIDLSGRYLRSALQSNVNSAHATIMATLLAGAGNSGANGLGVAPEARLTSSSASVLFPDADTYYRSFGITVQNHSYGIPIEYDYDAEAVAYDQQIRAADTLLHVFSAGNSGTTIPSGGRYQGVGAFSNLTGNFKQAKNVIVVGGTEANFDVATLASRGPAYDGRIKPEIVAYGQDGTSGAAALTSGVVALLQDAYRQLHSIAPSSALVRALLINSAALPAGGRPAYTYGFGSLHAAGALTTLSAGRYRQGTLLPNSTAAFDIPVPAGVRQVKVTLCWNDPAAALKAPKALVNDLDMQAVTPDGTIWLPWVLNPYPAADSLKQPAHRGIDSLNNTEQISIDQPAAGNLHITIKSKNLATADQPFYIVYDFIREPSFAWQNPVNGAILPASQAIPLQWETTYSGNSDISYSIDSGATWIPIVSQVPAQQQMAYWNVPALFNKVLLKLTLTDTSFISPPCYVTPQLTLFTGFNCSDTAMIYWDRLAGASGYQAYTLSQGVMTPYKQLTDTFLFIPKQGNTSVYYAVSPIAPAGWEGLRSYASNYALQGVGCYIKALLADKTTDNQVVLSLSLGSTWLLKNIYWERRSPTGWTRLSTSAVNSGFTNYGYTDSSPYEGVVQYRVALERQDGQIIYSDISSVSILLQHDVLIFPNPVLSQLIILDKNYRERQVVLTDMAGRIVLQRTITDIQEYLPVDRLAPGVYNCSIFVGSQRIYSKQIVKQ, from the coding sequence ATGAAAAAGAAAACCGTCAACGTATTATCAGCGCTCATTTTGCTGTTATCCCTTCACCCTTCCGCCATGGCGCAGCAGCGTACGCGGGAAGTTGTGATGATCAAAAGATATGCTGCCGATACATTGACAGCATCTCCAACGAAAGCACCGTTGTTTGTTAAATTCATCACCATTCCGGATGACAGAACACTGGCCAGGTGCGGCGTTATCAGGGCACTGACCGGCCGCCATTACATCCTGCAGCTGCTGCCGGCAGACAGCACACTGCGAAAAAAAGTACAGTACAGTTATATCGCCAGCCCCAATTATAAAGCCACTGATGCTTTGCTGGCGCAGCTGGAATCATTGCAACCGATTGACAGCATTGAGGTGCAGGTATCTTACAGTGGAGAACATTTCAGCGCGGCACGCACACAAACCCTCTATATGATTGACCGCTACCATGCGGCGGTGGTAAAGCTGCAGCAGCGTGACTGGCCGTCGTTGATAGCCCTGTCCGATGTGACGGGTGCCAACCAGGTGAGGCATGCATCACCGGAGGTGATCATTAACACCATCAATCCATATGTGAACCGTATCAACGTTGCCCAGCAACAGTTTCCAATGATACGCGGAAAAAGTATAACCGTTTCCGTTAAAGAAGATTTATTTGACACCACCGATATTGATCTTTCAGGCAGATACCTGCGTTCTGCCCTACAGTCGAACGTTAACAGCGCGCATGCCACCATTATGGCCACGCTGCTGGCCGGCGCGGGCAACAGTGGCGCCAACGGCCTGGGAGTAGCGCCGGAGGCCAGACTGACATCCAGCAGCGCCAGCGTGCTTTTCCCCGATGCAGACACTTATTACCGGAGTTTTGGCATCACCGTACAAAACCACTCCTACGGCATCCCTATTGAATATGATTATGACGCCGAAGCCGTAGCCTACGATCAGCAGATCAGGGCGGCGGACACCTTACTGCATGTTTTTTCTGCCGGCAACAGCGGTACCACCATTCCGTCAGGTGGCCGTTACCAGGGCGTTGGCGCCTTCTCCAACCTTACCGGCAATTTTAAACAGGCCAAAAACGTGATCGTAGTAGGTGGCACGGAAGCCAACTTTGATGTAGCTACGCTGGCATCCAGGGGACCGGCCTATGACGGGCGCATTAAGCCGGAGATAGTGGCCTACGGGCAGGATGGCACTTCAGGCGCTGCCGCCCTCACCAGCGGCGTGGTAGCGCTGTTACAGGACGCCTACCGCCAGTTGCACAGTATAGCTCCTTCTTCCGCGCTCGTTCGCGCATTGCTGATCAACAGCGCCGCTTTGCCGGCAGGTGGCCGGCCTGCTTACACTTACGGATTTGGCAGCCTGCATGCTGCCGGCGCACTGACCACCCTCAGCGCCGGCCGTTACCGCCAGGGCACCCTTCTCCCCAACAGTACCGCAGCTTTTGATATTCCCGTACCGGCAGGCGTCCGGCAGGTGAAAGTGACCCTTTGCTGGAACGACCCCGCTGCGGCCCTCAAAGCGCCCAAAGCGCTGGTCAACGACCTGGACATGCAGGCCGTCACCCCTGACGGGACAATCTGGCTCCCCTGGGTACTCAATCCCTATCCGGCCGCCGATTCCCTGAAACAACCCGCCCATCGCGGCATTGACAGTCTCAATAACACGGAACAGATCAGCATAGACCAACCCGCGGCAGGCAACCTGCACATCACGATAAAAAGCAAAAACCTGGCAACTGCCGATCAGCCGTTTTACATCGTGTATGATTTCATCCGGGAACCGTCCTTTGCATGGCAGAACCCTGTGAACGGCGCCATCCTGCCGGCTTCCCAGGCTATCCCCCTGCAATGGGAAACTACGTATAGCGGTAACAGTGATATTTCCTACAGCATCGACAGCGGCGCCACCTGGATACCCATCGTAAGCCAGGTGCCGGCGCAACAGCAGATGGCCTACTGGAATGTCCCTGCCCTCTTCAATAAGGTACTGTTAAAACTAACGTTAACGGATACTTCGTTTATTAGTCCGCCCTGCTATGTCACGCCACAACTCACGTTGTTCACTGGTTTCAACTGTTCAGACACTGCCATGATCTACTGGGACCGGCTGGCAGGGGCCAGCGGCTATCAGGCATATACGCTGTCGCAGGGTGTTATGACACCTTATAAACAGCTGACCGATACCTTCCTCTTCATTCCCAAACAAGGTAATACCTCCGTGTATTATGCCGTCAGCCCTATCGCACCGGCAGGCTGGGAAGGCCTCCGCAGCTACGCCAGCAACTATGCGCTGCAGGGCGTAGGCTGTTATATCAAAGCACTGCTGGCCGACAAAACAACGGACAACCAGGTGGTGTTATCACTCTCACTGGGATCTACCTGGCTGCTGAAAAATATATACTGGGAAAGACGTTCACCGACAGGCTGGACAAGGCTCAGCACCAGCGCGGTAAACAGCGGTTTTACAAACTATGGCTATACGGACAGCAGTCCCTACGAGGGAGTCGTGCAATACCGTGTAGCGCTGGAAAGGCAGGACGGGCAGATCATTTACTCCGACATCTCCTCAGTGAGCATACTGCTGCAACATGATGTATTGATATTCCCCAATCCCGTACTGAGCCAGTTGATCATCCTTGATAAAAACTACCGGGAAAGACAGGTGGTGTTGACAGATATGGCCGGCAGGATTGTCTTACAACGGACTATTACCGACATACAGGAATACCTTCCTGTGGACCGGCTGGCGCCAGGGGTTTACAACTGTAGCATTTTTGTGGGCAGCCAGCGTATCTACTCGAAGCAGATCGTGAAGCAGTAA